From Phragmites australis chromosome 5, lpPhrAust1.1, whole genome shotgun sequence, a single genomic window includes:
- the LOC133920082 gene encoding alcohol dehydrogenase class-3-like → MASSTQGQVITCKAAVAYEPNKPLVIEDVQVAPPQAGEVRIKILFTALCHTDHYTWSGKDPEGLFPCILGHEAAGIVESVGEGVTEVQPGDHVIPCYQAECRECKFCKSGKTNLCGKVRTATGAGVMMNDRKSRFSVNGKPIYHFMGTSTFSQYTVVHDVSVAKVNPQAPLEKVCLLGCGVSTGLGAVWNTAKVETGSIVAVFGLGTVGLAVAEGAKSAGASRIIGIDIDNKKFDVAKNFGVTEFVNPKDHDKPIQQVIVDLTDGGVDYSFECIGNVSVMRAALECCHKGWGTSVIVGVAASGQEIATRPFQLVTGRVWKGTAFGGFKSRTQVPWLVEKYMNKEIKVDEYITHTMNLTDINKAFDLLHEGGCLRCVLSVHD, encoded by the exons ATGGCTTCCTCCACCCAGGGTCAGGTCATCACCTGCAAAG CGGCGGTGGCGTATGAGCCGAACAAGCCTCTCGTGATCGAGGACGTGCAGGTGGCTCCGCCGCAGGCCGGCGAGGTCCGCATCAAGATCCTCTTCACCGCGCTCTGCCACACCGACCACTACACCTGGAGCGGCAAG GATCCTGAGGGTCTCTTCCCCTGCATTCTTGGCCACGAAGCTGCTGG AATTGTTGAAAGTGTCGGCGAAGGAGTAACCGAGGTGCAGCCTGGGGATCATGTCATTCCTTGTTACCAAGCAGAATGCAGAGAATGCAAGTTTTGCAAGAGCGGAAAGACCAACCTCTGTGGTAAAGTTCGTACTGCCACAGGGGCAGGCGTCATGATGAATGACCGCAAGAGCCGGTTCTCAGTAAATGGGAAACCCATTTACCATTTCATGGGGACATCAACATTCAGCCAGTACACTGTAGTGCATGATGTCAGTGTTGCAAAGGTCAACCCACAGGCACCTCTAGAAAAAGTCTGCCTGCTCGGTTGTGGTGTTTCTACTG GCCTTGGAGCAGTGTGGAATACTGCAAAGGTCGAAACAGGCTCCATAGTTGCTGTTTTTGGCCTTGGCACAGTTGGACTTGCT GTTGCTGAGGGTGCAAAATCAGCTGGTGCTTCTCGGATTATTGGCATTGACATTGACAATAAAAAGTTTGATGTTG CAAAGAACTTTGGAGTTACAGAATTTGTGAACCCAAAAGACCATGACAAACCAATTCAACAGGTCATTGTTGATCTTACAGATGGTGGCGTGGACTACAGTTTCGAATGCATTGGAAATGTTTCTGTTATGAGGGCTGCACTGGAATGCTGCCACAAG GGCTGGGGAACCTCCGTCATAGTTGGTGTCGCTGCGTCTGGCCAGGAGATTGCCACACGCCCATTCCAGCTTGTCACCGGCCGTGTCTGGAAGGGAACAGCTTTCGGTGGCTTCAAGAGCCGAACCCAGGTTCCATGGCTTGTTGAGAAGTATATGAACAAG GAAATCAAGGTGGACGAGTACATTACACACACCATGAACCTGACTGACATCAACAAGGCCTTTGACCTGCTTCATGAAGGTGGCTGCCTGCGCTGTGTGCTCTCAGTGCATGATTGA
- the LOC133920080 gene encoding uncharacterized protein LOC133920080 — protein MAITAAASSIPHLHAAPATGRRGNVVASAVRFDRRSAALLLLSAAGAAAAPASAPPANAESIGLFGIRKKLERAEEAAAEAVREVEAAAVEAAEVGGEAVKETVEATEKEAEGLQLVAGAELAGDGLVQAAVVAGAEALGVVVGLSVVNGILRPET, from the coding sequence ATGGccatcaccgccgccgcctccagcaTCCCCCACCTCCACGCCGCGCCAGCCACTGGCCGCCGCGGGAACGTCGTCGCCTCCGCCGTGCGGTTCGATCGCCGTTCGGCCGCCCTACTCCTGCTGTccgcggcgggcgcggcggcggcgccagctTCAGCTCCTCCCGCGAACGCGGAGAGCATAGGGCTCTTCGGCATCCGCAAGAAGCTGGAGCGggcggaggaggcagcggcggaggcggtgcgggaggtggaggcggcggcggtggaggccgcGGAGGTCGGTGGGGAAGCGGTGAAGGAGACGGTGGAGGCGACGGAGAAGGAGGCGGAGGGCCTGCAGCTGGTGGCCGGCGCGGAGCTCGCCGGAGACGGTCTGGTCCAGGCCGCGGTGGTCGCCGGAGCGGAGGCCCTTGGGGTCGTTGTGGGCTTGTCCGTGGTCAATGGCATCCTACGGCCCGAAACATAG